In Desulfosudis oleivorans Hxd3, the DNA window GCAACTTCGGGAATTGGCAGAAGCTGAACCAGCCGTAAAAATAACCATTGCCGGGACCGCTGCGGATAAGGCCTCATTGAAGCCACTGCCTCCCAACGTAAACTTTGTTACCGGTGCCTATGGAGATGATTTTGACAGGCTGCTGCTGGAGTCCAGTGCCGTCATTATCCCCCTTAACGATCCGCGGGTTATTTCGGGACAACTTGTGATTTTAAAGGCGTTGCAGGCGGGGAAAATGATTATTATGTCGAAAAATACATTCTGGTCGGATTGGATGAGCGGTCGAGGAAAAGACGATTTCATCATCCTTTATGATGGGTTCGCGTCCTTGCGAAATATCATTACCTCCCTGGATGAGGAGATGGTCAGGGTTGCCGGCGGGCATGCCAGAACATTTTATAAAAAGGAACTTTGTCCAGAAACGATGTACCATCAACTGACAGGAATAATCCTTCAGCAAAAATGTCCTGCGAAATAACGTTAGGTGTGGCTTGCAGCAGGGAACATAGAGAAATGGGAAATACTTGGAAAAAAGAAAAGGAATTCACGCACTGTGCGCTGTGCGGGGCGGACGACTATACAACGCTTTATCCGGCGCTTGATATCAAAATCAGCTTGCAATGGTTTCCGATTGTCCGGTGCAATTCGTGCGGCCTGGTGTACACAAATCCTCGGCCCCCAGAGAAAAATATCAAAGCGTATTACGGCAGCAAATACTATTCGTATCAAACCTTCCCGGCCAATAAAGAATCTACCGAAATGGCGAATTCCGGCAAAAAGGTCCTTGATGTGGGTTGTGGTAGCGGAAATTGGCTGTATCACCAGAGGCTTTTGGGGCACGATGTTTATGGTGTGGAAATTGACTCGGGGGCAGTCACGGCCGGCCGTCGGATGGAGCTTTCTATATTTCAAGGCAGGCTTACGGAGGCTGGTTTCGAAAGTGAATTTTTTGATTACATCCGAATGAACCATGTCTTGGAACACGTTTATTCACCCCTGGAGACCTTGAGGGAAGTCCGGCGGATTCTGAAAAACGACGGCACCCTGTTTGTCGAGGTACACAATTTTGATTCAGTTGAATCATTTCTGCTGCGGGCCACCTGGCGGCAGCTGGAAGTTCCTCGGCACCTGTGGCACTTCAGCCCGCATACCCTGGAAAAACTTCTTCGTGAAGCCGGATTACGGATTACACAGAAAAAAATGAAGCCATTCCCGGATAGCTTTAAGGCGATTGGAACCTATCTGCGGTGTCAATATACTACGGTCAGGCTGATCTTCCAGAGGTTAAAAAAAGAAAAAAAAAGAACCCCGTCTTTTTTATTATTTTTTGCATCTATTTCAGTTCTAGGCTGTTATCTTATAAAGTACTGGATGGCGAGGCTGTCCGGCCGGGTCCGGCCGGACAATGAAAGCCTGATTCAATATGAGTGCATGCCAGACACATAGAAAGATACTGAAACCTAGCCCGAATATTTCATGAAATATCCGGGCTAAAGGGGTGCTTTTCCATCGTCCGCCAAATGGAAGAATTTGCATCAATGAGCAATCAGACGACTCAATTTCCCACAGACGCCTGCATTATTCTCACCTACCGCTGCCAGATGCGGTGCCAGATGTGCAATATCTGGCAGAACCCCTCTGACCCGGCTCGGGAAATCACGGCCGAGGAGCTCAAGATCCTGCCGGCCGGCTTTGAATTCATCAACCTCACCGGCGGCGAGCCGTTTCTGAGAGACGACCTGGAAGAGATTATCAGCGTTTTGTCGCCCAAGGCAAAGCGAATCGTGGTGTCCACGTCCGGGTGGCATTATGAACGGATATTGCGGACTG includes these proteins:
- a CDS encoding class I SAM-dependent methyltransferase, whose product is MGNTWKKEKEFTHCALCGADDYTTLYPALDIKISLQWFPIVRCNSCGLVYTNPRPPEKNIKAYYGSKYYSYQTFPANKESTEMANSGKKVLDVGCGSGNWLYHQRLLGHDVYGVEIDSGAVTAGRRMELSIFQGRLTEAGFESEFFDYIRMNHVLEHVYSPLETLREVRRILKNDGTLFVEVHNFDSVESFLLRATWRQLEVPRHLWHFSPHTLEKLLREAGLRITQKKMKPFPDSFKAIGTYLRCQYTTVRLIFQRLKKEKKRTPSFLLFFASISVLGCYLIKYWMARLSGRVRPDNESLIQYECMPDT